In the genome of Rhodoferax sp. BAB1, one region contains:
- a CDS encoding HDOD domain-containing protein, with protein sequence MELNALLASPIVLPSIPKVVALLLSELDREVTDLKNITQLISTDPALTTRVLQTANTPLFRLSGKVNSAAEALAILELSHIRQMAAEAASAASLKGIPGINLPQFWVYSLNVAKLARSLAGVTRQNQGAAFTCGLIHAIGELVMHAGMPAEMAVLNKELGPLDLKRAKAEFLRFGYNYAHVGAAYARQWRFPQPMVDALEHQYAPFSNNVYEPLAGVIHLATWRARAREAQLNERALAVTFPGEVGEVLDLDIDMVLQQDPFDWSAHT encoded by the coding sequence ATGGAGTTGAATGCCCTGCTGGCGTCCCCCATCGTGCTGCCCAGCATCCCCAAAGTGGTCGCCTTGCTGCTCAGCGAGCTGGACCGCGAGGTCACCGACCTGAAGAACATCACCCAGCTCATCAGCACCGACCCGGCCCTGACCACGCGTGTGCTGCAGACCGCCAACACCCCCCTGTTCCGGCTCTCGGGCAAGGTCAACAGCGCCGCCGAGGCCCTGGCCATCCTGGAGCTTTCCCACATCCGCCAGATGGCAGCCGAGGCCGCCTCGGCCGCCTCGCTCAAGGGCATCCCCGGCATCAACCTGCCGCAGTTCTGGGTCTACAGCCTCAACGTCGCCAAGCTGGCGCGCTCGCTGGCCGGCGTGACCCGGCAGAACCAGGGTGCGGCCTTCACCTGCGGCCTGATCCATGCCATCGGTGAACTGGTCATGCATGCCGGCATGCCTGCCGAAATGGCCGTCTTGAACAAGGAACTCGGGCCCTTGGACCTCAAGCGCGCCAAGGCCGAGTTCCTGCGCTTTGGCTACAACTATGCCCATGTCGGTGCCGCTTATGCGCGCCAGTGGCGCTTCCCGCAGCCCATGGTCGACGCCCTGGAACACCAGTACGCGCCGTTTTCCAACAACGTCTACGAACCGTTGGCCGGGGTCATCCACCTCGCCACCTGGCGCGCCCGGGCCCGGGAAGCCCAGCTCAACGAGCGTGCCCTGGCCGTGACCTTTCCCGGCGAAGTGGGCGAGGTGCTGGACCTGGACATCGACATGGTGCTGCAGCAGGACCCCTTCGACTGGTCCGCCCATACCTGA
- a CDS encoding patatin-like phospholipase family protein — protein MKALSLYAGPAAREHIRQHGLLPAHIHTIPAAAGGPKGLILGALDRYLFGQWLPQSAQPVDLVGASIGAWRMATACLDDPVAAFERLEHDYIRQHYEFRPGNKLPSARHVSEMFGQNLRSFYGGRETQVLQHPRYHLHVLTSRGRHILRREHGLRTPLGYLGAFLTNSVQRKAMGAWLERVVFSTRSAPLPGAPCAALPFDSHDYRTRQLPLDKANFYPALQASCSIPFALQAVHDIPGAPPGAYWDGGITDYHLHLNYAAAPDAAQRPGLVLYPHFQRAVVPGWLDKGLPWRHRATQHLDNMLLLAPNPEWIRTLPNGKLPDRKDFTYYGNDLAARVQVWSQAVQMSRQLADEFQAWLDQPDPARLQPL, from the coding sequence ATGAAAGCCTTGAGTCTGTACGCCGGGCCGGCGGCCCGCGAGCACATCCGCCAGCACGGCCTGTTGCCGGCCCACATCCACACCATCCCGGCGGCGGCCGGTGGCCCCAAGGGACTGATCCTGGGCGCGCTGGACCGCTACCTCTTCGGCCAATGGCTACCGCAATCGGCCCAGCCGGTCGACCTGGTCGGTGCCTCCATCGGGGCCTGGCGCATGGCCACCGCCTGCCTGGACGACCCGGTGGCCGCCTTCGAGCGCCTGGAGCACGACTACATCCGCCAGCATTACGAGTTCCGGCCCGGCAACAAGCTGCCCAGCGCCCGCCACGTGAGCGAGATGTTCGGGCAGAACCTGCGCTCTTTTTATGGCGGCCGTGAAACGCAGGTGCTGCAGCATCCGCGTTACCACCTGCATGTCCTGACCTCGCGGGGCCGCCATATCTTGCGGCGCGAGCACGGCCTGCGCACGCCACTGGGTTATCTGGGGGCCTTCCTCACCAATTCAGTACAGCGCAAGGCCATGGGCGCCTGGCTGGAACGCGTGGTGTTTTCCACCCGCAGCGCGCCTTTGCCTGGCGCACCCTGCGCAGCGCTGCCCTTTGACAGCCACGACTATCGCACCCGACAACTCCCTCTGGACAAGGCCAATTTCTACCCGGCCCTGCAGGCCAGCTGCTCCATTCCCTTTGCGCTGCAGGCCGTGCACGACATCCCCGGCGCGCCGCCCGGCGCCTACTGGGACGGCGGTATCACCGACTACCACCTGCACCTGAACTACGCCGCGGCACCCGATGCGGCGCAGCGGCCCGGCCTGGTGCTATACCCGCATTTCCAGCGCGCCGTGGTGCCGGGCTGGCTGGACAAGGGATTGCCGTGGCGGCACCGGGCCACGCAGCACCTGGACAACATGCTGCTGCTGGCGCCGAACCCCGAATGGATCCGGACCCTGCCCAACGGCAAGCTGCCCGACCGCAAGGACTTCACCTACTACGGCAACGACCTGGCCGCGCGCGTGCAGGTCTGGAGCCAGGCCGTGCAGATGAGCCGCCAGCTGGCCGACGAGTTCCAGGCCTGGCTGGACCAGCCGGACCCGGCGCGGCTGCAGCCCCTGTGA
- a CDS encoding DUF3012 domain-containing protein, whose product MNKLLTLIAALMLLTACSPEVGSKAWCEQLQAKPKGDWTANEAADYAKNCLFK is encoded by the coding sequence ATGAACAAACTACTCACCCTGATCGCGGCCCTGATGCTGCTGACGGCCTGCTCGCCCGAAGTCGGCAGCAAGGCCTGGTGTGAACAGCTGCAGGCCAAGCCCAAGGGCGACTGGACGGCCAACGAGGCGGCGGACTACGCCAAGAACTGCCTGTTCAAGTAA
- a CDS encoding iron-containing alcohol dehydrogenase produces MALIYYITQVQFDFGAIKLLKQECERSGISRPLIVTDAGVKAAGLLQKALDALPGMDPAVFDQTPSNPTESAIRAATTLYKAQGCDGLIAVGGGSAIDCAKGVAITATHEGPLKTYATIEGGSPKITERVAPLIAVPTTAGTGSEVARGAILIVDDGRKLGFHSWFLVPKTAICDPELTLGLPPKLTAATGMDAIAHCMETFMAPAFNPPADGIALDGLQRAWAHIERATKDGSDREARLNLMSASMQGAMAFQKGLGCVHSLSHSLGGVDPRLHHGTLNAMFLPAVINFNAGAKSIQKESRLLRLAQAMSLDSAGDIGEAIRDMNARLGLASGLRELGVSESQFDQVISGALADHCHKTNPRIASAEDYRSLLQQAM; encoded by the coding sequence ATGGCGCTTATCTACTACATCACCCAGGTCCAGTTCGATTTCGGTGCCATCAAGCTGCTGAAACAGGAGTGCGAGCGCAGCGGCATCAGCCGTCCGCTGATCGTGACCGACGCTGGAGTCAAGGCGGCTGGCCTGCTGCAGAAGGCGCTCGACGCCCTGCCCGGCATGGACCCGGCCGTGTTCGACCAGACCCCGTCCAACCCCACCGAGTCCGCGATACGGGCTGCCACCACACTCTACAAGGCCCAGGGCTGTGACGGCCTGATCGCCGTGGGCGGTGGCAGCGCCATCGACTGCGCGAAGGGCGTGGCCATCACCGCCACGCACGAGGGCCCGCTCAAGACCTACGCCACCATCGAGGGTGGATCGCCGAAGATCACGGAACGGGTGGCACCACTGATCGCCGTGCCCACCACGGCCGGCACCGGCAGCGAGGTGGCGCGCGGCGCGATTCTGATCGTGGACGACGGGCGCAAGCTGGGCTTCCATTCCTGGTTTCTGGTGCCCAAGACCGCCATCTGCGACCCCGAGCTCACCCTGGGCCTGCCCCCGAAGCTGACTGCCGCCACCGGCATGGACGCCATCGCGCACTGCATGGAAACCTTCATGGCGCCGGCCTTCAACCCGCCGGCCGACGGCATTGCCCTGGACGGCCTGCAGCGCGCCTGGGCGCACATCGAGCGCGCCACCAAGGATGGCAGCGACCGCGAAGCGCGCCTGAACCTCATGAGCGCCAGCATGCAGGGTGCCATGGCCTTCCAGAAAGGCCTGGGCTGCGTGCATTCCCTGAGCCACAGCCTGGGCGGCGTGGACCCGCGCCTGCACCATGGCACGCTCAACGCCATGTTCCTGCCGGCGGTCATCAATTTCAACGCGGGGGCGAAGTCGATCCAGAAGGAGTCGCGCCTGCTGCGTTTGGCCCAGGCCATGAGCCTGGACTCGGCCGGTGACATCGGGGAAGCGATCAGGGACATGAACGCCCGCCTGGGCCTGGCCAGCGGCCTGCGTGAACTGGGCGTGAGTGAAAGCCAGTTCGACCAGGTCATCAGCGGCGCCCTGGCCGACCACTGCCACAAGACCAACCCGCGCATCGCCAGTGCGGAGGACTACCGGAGCCTGCTGCAGCAGGCGATGTAA
- a CDS encoding alpha/beta hydrolase, with the protein MSHQRNPRALLTPAMHQVLDRMARVRQLPLHALSPQQARQVYEVGSSMLDIPGHKLARVQDLQIPVRDGQSIPARLYAPTQDKLPVLVYFHGGGFTIGSVATHDALCRHLSHLAHCAVVSVDYRLAPEHKFPTASNDAWDALQWLAAQAGALGLDGSHLAVGGDSAGGTLAIVCAIEARDAGLPLALQLLFYPGCAAHQDTPSHKTFAHGFVIEEPHITYFFNHYVNTPADRDDWRFAPLLAPDVDGVAPAWIGLAECDPLVDEGVMYADKLRAAGVAVDLEIYRGMVHEFIKMGRAIPEALQAHADAARALKHAFQTA; encoded by the coding sequence ATGAGTCACCAACGCAACCCGCGTGCCCTGCTGACCCCCGCCATGCACCAGGTGCTGGACCGCATGGCGCGGGTGCGGCAGCTGCCCCTGCATGCTCTGAGCCCGCAGCAGGCGCGCCAGGTCTACGAGGTGGGCTCCAGCATGCTGGACATACCCGGCCACAAGCTGGCGCGGGTGCAGGACCTGCAGATCCCGGTACGGGATGGCCAGTCCATCCCGGCCCGGCTTTATGCGCCGACGCAGGACAAGCTGCCGGTGCTCGTCTACTTCCACGGCGGCGGCTTCACTATCGGCAGTGTGGCCACGCACGATGCCCTGTGCCGTCACCTGAGCCATCTGGCGCACTGCGCCGTGGTCTCGGTAGATTACCGGCTGGCACCCGAACACAAGTTTCCGACCGCCTCCAACGACGCCTGGGATGCCCTGCAGTGGCTGGCTGCGCAGGCTGGCGCGCTGGGCCTGGACGGCAGCCACCTGGCCGTGGGCGGCGACAGCGCGGGTGGGACGCTGGCCATCGTCTGCGCCATCGAGGCGCGCGACGCCGGCCTGCCGCTGGCCCTGCAACTGCTGTTCTACCCGGGCTGCGCCGCCCATCAGGACACGCCCTCGCACAAGACTTTTGCCCATGGCTTCGTGATCGAGGAGCCCCACATCACGTATTTCTTTAATCACTACGTCAACACCCCGGCCGACCGCGATGACTGGCGCTTCGCGCCGCTGCTGGCACCCGATGTGGACGGCGTGGCGCCGGCCTGGATCGGCCTGGCCGAATGCGACCCGCTGGTGGACGAGGGCGTGATGTACGCCGACAAGCTGCGCGCCGCCGGTGTGGCCGTGGACCTGGAGATCTACCGCGGCATGGTGCACGAGTTCATCAAGATGGGCCGAGCCATTCCCGAAGCCCTGCAGGCGCATGCCGATGCCGCCCGCGCCCTGAAACACGCCTTCCAGACCGCATGA
- a CDS encoding YbgC/FadM family acyl-CoA thioesterase: MSKHTTTRADFRFFHRLRVRWAEVDMQKIVFNAHYLMYFDTAITDYWRALAMPYVEAMEQLGGDLYVKKATLEYHASARYDDTLDIGLCCERIGNSSLTFRGAVFRGDALLISGELVYVYADPASQTSKPVPQALRDTLTGFEAGQPMVDIRLGAWAQLGEAARRVRTEVFVQEQQIPLEMEWDEDDATALHAVAYNRLGMPVATGRLLQHGPDVARIGRMAVSRVLRGSGLGRDILQALMQAARQRGDRTVVLHAQRSAEGFYRQLGFEGQGEPFEEAGIPHLEMRRALTGAAA, encoded by the coding sequence ATGAGCAAGCACACCACCACCCGCGCCGACTTCCGTTTCTTCCACCGCCTGCGCGTGCGCTGGGCCGAAGTGGACATGCAGAAGATCGTCTTCAACGCGCATTACCTGATGTATTTCGACACGGCCATCACCGACTACTGGCGGGCGCTGGCCATGCCCTATGTGGAAGCCATGGAGCAGCTGGGCGGCGACCTGTATGTCAAGAAGGCCACGCTGGAATACCACGCCTCGGCGCGCTACGACGACACACTCGACATCGGCCTGTGTTGCGAACGCATCGGCAATTCCTCGCTGACCTTCCGTGGCGCTGTCTTCCGCGGGGACGCGCTGCTGATCAGCGGCGAGCTGGTCTATGTGTATGCCGATCCGGCCAGCCAGACCTCGAAGCCCGTGCCCCAGGCCCTGCGGGACACGCTGACGGGATTTGAGGCGGGCCAGCCCATGGTGGACATCCGCCTGGGCGCCTGGGCGCAGCTGGGTGAGGCGGCGCGCCGGGTGCGCACCGAGGTCTTCGTGCAGGAGCAGCAGATCCCGCTGGAAATGGAATGGGACGAGGACGACGCCACGGCCCTGCACGCCGTGGCCTACAACCGCCTGGGCATGCCGGTGGCCACGGGCCGTCTGCTGCAGCACGGACCTGATGTCGCCAGGATCGGCCGCATGGCGGTCAGCCGCGTGCTGCGCGGCAGCGGCCTGGGGCGCGACATCCTGCAGGCCTTGATGCAGGCAGCCCGGCAGCGCGGCGACCGCACCGTGGTGCTGCATGCCCAGCGCAGCGCCGAGGGTTTCTACCGTCAGCTCGGCTTCGAAGGGCAGGGTGAGCCCTTCGAGGAAGCCGGCATCCCCCACCTGGAGATGCGCCGGGCGCTGACGGGAGCCGCTGCGTGA
- a CDS encoding O-antigen ligase family protein: protein MKLLTTATDWPRGYDRVVLVLAAMLLLVPAVGVPSELLLQDTLKSALVAFGTLGAALLLCWQNLRTAQTLRWHPLLWLPLLLLAWALGSMAWSHTYLAAVEAVRWFVFALLLWLGLQVLQRSNLSMLANGIHWGAVVAALWAALQFWTDLRLFPQAAMPGATFSNRNFLAEYLVCALPFSVWLVAQSQGTGQVVLRVFTLAFTLLALLMTGTRSALLALLALTPVLLLVLYLFRAQFVWPGWSRAQKALALAVFALTLLGLGSVPIGNAQLRNENPGRTTLERSLWRVQLIAAQQEYAAAGSVGTRFAMWQANARLVQAHPWTGVGAGAWEVQIPRYQAEGMTLEEDYYAHNEPLQLVAEYGLVGWLFLLALVAYLLQAAWRTWQLRGGAHEAEAPGRALALASLLALTIVGLAGFPWHLAATGALFAICLSLLAASDRVLTADTAAPWISRVSAWRVPAWGWRLASLLLLVGLLLAAWILHQAWASESRLVRAAQLALSISASGRADDPSWDAHKAEMLQLVREGIAIHPHYRKITPMVADELVRWGDWRNAIWIWESVDVSRPYIVVLMTNLGRAYVQAGDQARARSYLERAQALQPRAVEVRSLQVTLLRQTGQEAQAHDIARASLAQGIYDYELLSQAYQLGVRRQDWPLAIEALTLRVRGWPATAVEGWLRLAQIHDSPQVQDPARALQAYRAALQALPEDQRENLRRQIPLPYRNRL from the coding sequence GTGAAGTTGTTGACGACAGCGACGGACTGGCCGCGCGGCTACGACCGCGTCGTGCTCGTGCTGGCGGCCATGCTGCTGCTGGTGCCGGCCGTCGGCGTGCCCAGCGAGCTTCTGCTGCAGGACACGCTGAAGTCGGCCCTGGTGGCCTTCGGGACGCTGGGGGCCGCTTTGCTGCTGTGCTGGCAAAACCTGCGCACAGCGCAAACGCTGCGCTGGCATCCCCTGCTGTGGCTGCCCCTGCTGCTGCTGGCCTGGGCGCTGGGCAGCATGGCCTGGTCGCACACCTACCTGGCCGCCGTGGAAGCGGTGCGCTGGTTCGTCTTCGCACTGCTGCTCTGGCTTGGCCTGCAGGTCCTGCAGCGCAGCAACCTGTCCATGCTGGCCAATGGAATCCACTGGGGGGCCGTTGTAGCCGCGCTCTGGGCCGCCCTGCAGTTCTGGACCGATTTGCGCCTTTTCCCACAGGCCGCCATGCCGGGGGCAACCTTTTCCAACCGCAACTTCCTGGCCGAGTACCTGGTCTGTGCACTGCCGTTCTCCGTCTGGTTGGTCGCGCAGTCGCAGGGGACGGGGCAAGTGGTGTTGCGGGTCTTCACCTTGGCCTTCACCCTTCTGGCTCTCCTGATGACAGGCACACGCTCGGCCCTGTTGGCCCTGCTGGCACTGACTCCGGTGCTGCTGCTCGTGCTTTACCTGTTTCGGGCACAGTTCGTCTGGCCGGGCTGGTCACGCGCGCAAAAAGCGCTGGCGCTGGCGGTCTTTGCGCTAACGCTGCTGGGCCTGGGTTCGGTGCCTATCGGCAATGCACAGCTACGAAATGAGAATCCGGGCCGCACGACGCTGGAACGCAGCCTCTGGCGCGTGCAACTGATAGCTGCCCAGCAGGAATACGCGGCTGCCGGTTCAGTCGGCACCCGGTTTGCCATGTGGCAGGCCAATGCCCGACTGGTGCAGGCACACCCCTGGACTGGCGTCGGTGCGGGTGCCTGGGAGGTCCAGATCCCGCGCTACCAGGCCGAGGGCATGACCCTCGAAGAAGACTATTACGCCCACAATGAGCCGCTGCAGCTGGTGGCCGAATACGGACTGGTGGGCTGGCTCTTCCTGCTCGCCCTGGTCGCCTACCTGCTGCAGGCCGCATGGCGCACTTGGCAGCTCCGGGGCGGGGCGCATGAGGCCGAGGCACCCGGGCGTGCCCTGGCCCTGGCTTCCCTGCTGGCCCTGACAATCGTCGGTCTGGCCGGTTTTCCCTGGCATCTGGCCGCTACCGGTGCACTCTTTGCCATTTGCCTGTCCCTGCTGGCCGCCTCGGACCGGGTGTTGACTGCGGACACAGCCGCCCCCTGGATCAGCAGGGTCAGTGCCTGGCGCGTGCCGGCCTGGGGCTGGCGCCTGGCGAGTCTCCTGTTGCTGGTCGGCCTGCTGCTGGCAGCGTGGATCCTGCACCAGGCATGGGCCAGCGAATCCCGTCTGGTGCGCGCGGCCCAACTGGCCCTGAGCATCAGTGCCTCGGGGCGTGCGGACGACCCATCATGGGACGCCCACAAGGCAGAGATGCTGCAACTGGTGCGCGAGGGCATCGCCATCCATCCGCACTATCGCAAGATCACACCCATGGTGGCAGACGAACTGGTTCGCTGGGGAGACTGGCGCAATGCCATATGGATCTGGGAATCGGTGGATGTCTCGCGTCCCTACATCGTGGTGCTGATGACCAACCTGGGGCGCGCCTACGTACAAGCGGGTGACCAGGCCCGTGCCCGGTCCTATCTGGAACGGGCGCAGGCCCTGCAACCCCGTGCCGTCGAAGTGCGCTCACTGCAGGTAACGCTGTTGCGGCAGACCGGCCAGGAAGCCCAGGCCCACGACATCGCCCGGGCCAGCCTGGCCCAGGGCATCTACGACTACGAACTGCTGAGCCAGGCCTATCAGCTGGGCGTGCGGCGCCAGGACTGGCCCCTGGCCATCGAGGCGCTGACCCTGCGCGTGCGCGGCTGGCCCGCAACAGCCGTCGAAGGCTGGTTGCGGCTGGCGCAGATCCACGACTCACCCCAGGTGCAGGACCCGGCGCGCGCACTGCAGGCCTACCGTGCGGCCCTGCAGGCACTGCCCGAGGATCAGCGGGAGAACTTGCGCCGGCAGATCCCCCTGCCTTATCGCAACCGGCTTTGA
- a CDS encoding folate-binding protein YgfZ, translating into MNPIQNGLTPLPHLGVIRAEGDDAAKFLHGQLTQDFSLLGLSEARLAAFCSAKGRMQASFIAFKRSHTDILLICSRDLLAPTLKRLSMFVLRAKVKLSDATADWAVYGLAGEPVQALVPGDHKPWSRQDLGAASVVHLYPADGMPRALWVAPAGTPAPAGTVMKHEDWLWSEVRSGVATLTQTIFEAFVPQMLNYESLGGVNFKKGCYPGQEVVARSQFRGTLKRRGYLVHSEAAMQAGQEIFDAAESSQPCGIVAQAAAAPDGGFDAIVSLQTAAAEASLQLGQAGGPALQLLPLPYPLLDDI; encoded by the coding sequence ATGAACCCCATCCAGAACGGTCTGACCCCCCTGCCCCATCTGGGCGTGATCCGCGCCGAAGGCGACGATGCCGCCAAATTCCTGCATGGCCAGCTGACCCAGGATTTTTCCCTGCTGGGCCTGTCCGAAGCCCGCCTGGCGGCCTTCTGCTCGGCCAAGGGCCGCATGCAGGCCAGTTTCATCGCCTTCAAGCGCAGCCACACCGACATCCTGCTGATCTGCAGCCGCGACCTGCTGGCGCCCACGCTCAAGCGCCTGTCCATGTTCGTCTTGCGCGCCAAGGTCAAGCTCAGCGATGCGACTGCGGATTGGGCCGTGTATGGCCTGGCCGGTGAGCCTGTGCAGGCCCTGGTGCCCGGCGACCACAAGCCCTGGAGCCGCCAGGATCTCGGCGCGGCGAGCGTGGTGCATCTCTACCCGGCCGATGGCATGCCCCGCGCCCTGTGGGTGGCGCCAGCCGGCACACCGGCGCCGGCGGGAACCGTGATGAAACACGAGGACTGGCTCTGGAGCGAGGTGCGCAGCGGCGTGGCCACGCTGACCCAGACCATCTTCGAGGCCTTCGTGCCGCAGATGCTCAACTACGAGTCTCTGGGGGGCGTCAATTTCAAGAAGGGTTGTTATCCCGGGCAGGAGGTGGTGGCGCGCAGCCAGTTCCGCGGCACGCTCAAGCGCCGCGGCTATCTGGTGCACAGCGAGGCCGCGATGCAGGCTGGCCAGGAAATTTTCGACGCGGCGGAAAGCAGCCAGCCTTGCGGCATCGTGGCCCAGGCAGCTGCGGCGCCGGATGGCGGTTTCGACGCCATCGTTTCCCTGCAGACGGCGGCGGCAGAAGCCAGCCTGCAACTGGGACAGGCCGGCGGACCGGCATTGCAGCTTCTGCCCCTGCCCTACCCGCTGCTTGACGACATCTGA
- the mltG gene encoding endolytic transglycosylase MltG — MKFIASLLFLLASLLFASATWWLQQPLALKTDTVELTVVPGMSARAVVQSLVQGGVEVDPQLLYWWIRLSGQARQIKAGSYEISRSPTPRTLLAKLVRGEVAQRSVTLVEGLTFTQWRELLGKADRLKSEIKDLSDSAIMEKLGRPGLSPEGRFFPTTYTYAKGSSDLALLRRALLEMDQRLAAAWAERAPDSPLKSPDEALVLASIVEKETGRPTDRAEISGVFNNRLRIGMRLQTDPSVIYGLGPKFDGNLRKRDLLADTPWNTYTRAGLPPTPIAMPGQDALLAAVQPAQTRALYFVSRGDGTSEFSATLEEHNRAVRKYQLGQR; from the coding sequence GTGAAATTCATCGCGTCGCTTTTGTTCCTGCTCGCCAGCCTGCTGTTCGCCAGCGCAACATGGTGGCTGCAGCAGCCCCTGGCACTGAAAACCGACACCGTGGAGCTGACCGTCGTGCCTGGCATGTCCGCACGTGCCGTTGTGCAGTCGCTGGTCCAGGGCGGTGTCGAGGTCGATCCGCAACTGCTCTACTGGTGGATCCGCCTGTCGGGTCAGGCGCGCCAGATCAAGGCCGGCAGCTACGAGATCAGCCGCAGCCCGACGCCGCGCACGCTGTTGGCCAAACTGGTCCGCGGCGAAGTGGCACAACGCAGTGTGACGCTGGTGGAAGGCCTGACCTTCACCCAGTGGCGCGAACTGCTGGGCAAGGCCGATCGGCTCAAGTCTGAAATCAAGGACCTGAGCGACAGCGCCATCATGGAAAAACTCGGCCGCCCGGGCTTGTCCCCGGAGGGACGTTTTTTCCCGACGACCTACACCTATGCCAAGGGATCGAGCGACCTGGCCCTGCTGCGGCGCGCCCTGCTGGAGATGGACCAGCGCCTGGCTGCAGCCTGGGCCGAACGCGCACCCGACAGCCCGCTCAAGAGCCCGGACGAAGCACTGGTCCTGGCCAGCATCGTCGAGAAGGAGACCGGGCGCCCGACAGATCGCGCAGAGATTTCGGGGGTCTTCAACAATCGCCTGCGCATCGGCATGCGGCTGCAGACGGATCCGAGCGTGATCTACGGCCTGGGCCCGAAGTTCGACGGCAACCTGCGCAAGCGCGATCTGCTGGCCGACACGCCCTGGAACACCTACACCCGCGCTGGCCTGCCGCCCACCCCGATCGCCATGCCTGGGCAGGATGCGCTGCTGGCAGCCGTCCAGCCGGCACAGACCAGGGCCCTGTATTTCGTCTCGCGCGGCGATGGCACGAGCGAGTTCAGCGCCACGCTCGAAGAACACAATCGTGCGGTCCGCAAATACCAGCTGGGGCAGCGCTGA
- the tmk gene encoding dTMP kinase has protein sequence MPGVFISFEGIDGAGKSTHIEGLAQAFRACGRSVTLTREPGGTPLAEKLRTLVLNDPMDAMTEALLVFAARRDHLQQLIEPALARGDVVLCDRFTDATFAYQGSGRGFEPAILSMLESWVQALPVTSRLRQPDLTVWFDLDPAIAAQRLAGARVPDKFEAQPVEFFRRVADGYAQRQAQDPQRFARIDAAQSREAVWQDVLSAVQNKGWLA, from the coding sequence ATGCCCGGTGTGTTCATCAGTTTCGAAGGCATCGATGGTGCCGGCAAGTCGACCCACATCGAAGGCCTGGCCCAGGCTTTCCGCGCCTGCGGGCGCAGCGTGACACTCACGCGCGAACCCGGCGGCACGCCACTGGCCGAAAAGCTGCGCACCCTGGTGCTGAACGATCCCATGGACGCGATGACCGAGGCCCTGCTGGTCTTTGCCGCGCGGCGCGATCATCTGCAGCAACTGATCGAGCCGGCCCTGGCCCGCGGTGACGTGGTCCTGTGCGACCGTTTTACAGACGCCACCTTTGCCTACCAGGGCAGTGGTCGCGGTTTTGAGCCAGCGATATTGAGCATGCTGGAAAGCTGGGTTCAGGCCCTTCCTGTGACATCCAGGCTGCGCCAGCCCGACCTGACGGTCTGGTTCGACCTGGACCCGGCCATCGCTGCGCAGCGCCTGGCCGGCGCCCGTGTGCCCGACAAGTTCGAAGCCCAGCCGGTGGAGTTTTTCCGTCGCGTGGCAGACGGCTACGCCCAGCGCCAGGCGCAGGATCCGCAGCGCTTCGCGCGCATCGATGCCGCGCAAAGCCGCGAAGCGGTCTGGCAGGACGTTCTGTCCGCTGTTCAGAACAAGGGCTGGCTGGCATGA